CCGGGCAGCGTGATGGTGTTCCACAGCGCGCTGGTCCACGCGTCGTCGCCGAACCGGACGCAGTCACCCCGCCGGCTGATGATCTACAGCCACTACCCGTCCACACACGTGGTTGAGCCGGACAAGCGCAACCGCCACCTCAGGGAGGCCGGACAGGACCACGAGCGCGAGTACTCCGCAGCTCTGGAGCGGGGGTTCAGTCCTTCGTACTCGATGACCTAAGAGGTGGCGAACAGCGGCAGGCACTTCGATGCGATCTGGT
The genomic region above belongs to Actinomycetota bacterium and contains:
- a CDS encoding phytanoyl-CoA dioxygenase family protein — translated: PGSVMVFHSALVHASSPNRTQSPRRLMIYSHYPSTHVVEPDKRNRHLREAGQDHEREYSAALERGFSPSYSMT